The Phacochoerus africanus isolate WHEZ1 chromosome 9, ROS_Pafr_v1, whole genome shotgun sequence genomic sequence tgtcactcctgtggctcgggtccctgctgtggAGCCTGCATCCAGTTTTGACTTTGGCACCTTGTTAAGTCTTAGATGAGTGTCCTCTGTCAGCagtagtttcctcatctgtgaaatgggggtaatGATTTGCTTTATCGAACACCTTCTGGGCCAGGTATCAGGggagaaataaagcaaatgaagacAGACAAGGcacaatccctgccctcaagaagctctTACTTTACAAGGGAACCAACACAGCAGGGAGGAAGTGAAGACAGACAGCATGATGTAAAGAGCCCTGGATCCTCTCCTGGGTTACATCAGAGACTCGGTTTTTCCCCTCACATCCTCTCTCCTTTaaaggtatttttctctttccgtTCCCAATGAGCTCCATCTCACTGGCTTGGGCAGTTGCCGAGGGCCAGTTTGAGGGGTCcagccttcctccttcccttccacccCATGACTCCCTGCCACAGTCCACCCAGACAGGTACGTGTCTCCCCCCGTGGAACACAGTGCAATCCGAGGAGAAAAACTTCCAGATATGAGCCCCTGAGCTAAGCGCCAAGACCTTCTCGAATTGCCCCCCACCTAACTGTCCCACAACACCGCCCCCTCCTCCGGGTCATAAACCTTCACTCTaaccatctttttgttgttggtggtggtgttgtctttttagggccgcacccgcggcatatggaggttcccaggccaggggtctaatcagagctgtagccaccagcctacaccacagccacagcaacaccggatccgagccgaatccatgagctacaccacggctcacggcaacaccagatccttaatccattgagcaaggccagggatcgaacctgcaacctcatagttcctagttggatttgtttccactgcgccacaacaggaactcccactctaaCCATCTTGATCTACTCTCAGTTGCCCAGACTCGTCATTCATTAATGAACTCAGCCATTCATAAAACATGTATgggatagttaattttatgtgtcatttGGGGCTAAGGGAGGCCCACAATGCTGATGAATTGCGTTCcggtgtgtctgtgaggaggaGACTAGCATTTGAATTGGAAGACTGAGTGGCCAGTGTTGGAGGGCAGCATCCAATGTGTGAGGGTTGAATAAAAAGGTGGAGGAAGGACAGATCTGGGCTCTGAGCTGGGCCATCCACCTCCTCCTGCCCTAAAACATCGGCCGTCCTGGTTCTGGTCCTTTGGATGGAGACCCGACCCAACAGCGCCTTGATTCTTGGGCCTTTGCACCCATACTGGGACTTAAACTATTGGcttccctggttctcaggccttcggACTGAGATTAAATTGCTCCATTGGCTTTCCCGGCTCTCCCCCTTGCAAGATGGCAGATAAGAGGAATTCTCAGCGTCCATAATCCCAAGAGCCAATTCCTATAGTAAATCTGCATGCATATTCTATTGGCTTTGTTTTTGTGGAGAGCTCTAATACAAGTTGGGTCACGGTTACACAGATAAATAAAGAGATGAGATAATGTAGTTAAAGTCATgacagacctgagttcaaatcccaattTTGCCGCTTTTCCCTTGTATGACCTTGCACGAGTCAAGGTACCTTTCCAGGCCTCTGTTTCCCTCTTCTGAGAAATGGTGATAACAGTAGTTATTGTGCAAATTAAGTTAGAGTTTAATCTGGAAGCCTTGGGCAACAGTGCCCAGTAAAACGTAGCTACAACGATTTGTAGCAAACTGTACTTTGCATCTTAAGTTGGATGCACCAGAAGCAGATCCTGAACAAAAAttcaagtaaaaataatttattaagaagTTTTGAcggtgggaaggaggaaaagggagtgGGAAAGTGGGACCAAGATGGGTAGGAGGCCAAGAAACTGCGTGGAACCAAGCAAAGTCTCACTGAGGGCAACCTGGGCAAAGAGCCCTGCCATATTGATTCTCCCCTATTTCTCCGTCATCCATTAAGGGCGCGGGAGCGGGGTGGAGGGCGAGGGCTGTCAGGGAGAAACGTTTCCAGATGCTTCCAGCACTCCCTGCACAGTGCAGTGCCCCGGAGCGCGAGGGAGGCTCAGGTGCGCTCCTGGGAATGACAGCACACTGGGAGTCTACAGGCACTCGAATGTTGATGGGGTCCAAGAAGAAAGACGCAGAACACGGTCTCTGCCCCCAGGAGGCTCGAAAcctgggaggggagatggggctAAACATTGCCATcggagctctgtgccaggcacagccgCAGTACTGAACGAGGCGGCGAGGCAGAGGGTGCAGGTGAGGTGGGGAGCGGCGCGTGAAAGGCGTCGCTGAAAAGAAATACAACCGGTTGGGGAGAGTGAAGCCACTCTAGGGAACGCGAACGGCACACTGCTGGCAAGAGGCTCGGGCCGGTCGGGCAGCGAGCGGGCTGGGGGTTCCAAGGGCCCAGCCTCTGCGCCTGCGCCTGCGGccccgggcggggggcggggggcggggcttcCCTGGCAGCTCCTCCCACCTTGACACTTGTTTTCCCCGCGTCTTCTGCTCTGGACCGCCTCCTGCAAGCCTCCCGTGACTACGCCCGCTCCCGGTGCGTGACTTTCTTCTAAACTCTTAGCGTTTACTATCGAGGCTCTTACTTTGGTGCCTACTCATGTAATTATTTAGTTAATGTGTCTTACAGTTTGTAACATTGTCATTTAACTTTGCATGTAAATCctgtctccccacctccactccctgGCTCAATTTTAAGCTTTCTGAGAGTGGaaactatgttttttttctttatattctctcATGGCCCCCAACATTGGTGGAATATTAAGGGTATAACATAATGATTAGTGAATTAATCTAGTCCACGTTGGGGCTGTTGAGTCACAGGCTCACCCCTACAATTAAGTGTTAAAAGATTATTTCCAAACACTAAGcatagggttgttttgttttgttttcaaaccaGTCACATATAGGTTTGCAAACTGGGTCCTAAAGGGTAGATTTAAGGTCACAGAACCCTCATTTCTTTAAGCCCCTCTTCAACCCCACCCTGGCCAGCCACTTAACTGACATTAGGCCACTGGGATCGCTAGGCTTCTGCTCTTCCAAATTTCCTGCTCAAATACTCCCTTAAATAATTGGCGGGGGGTTCCCGTtgtcctgtggcacagtgggttaagaatacagcattgccccagctgctgCTGGAATTTGATCCATGGTTAAGAAACTTCCATACGTGGCAggggaaggcagaaaaaaaaaattagggaaactaTATACTCcttacacatttttattatttatttatttgcctttttttttttttagggcctcacctgctgcatatggagattcccaggctaggggtccaatcagagctacagctgccagcctacccacagccacagcaacatcagatctgagtggcatctgcaacccacgccacagctcatggcaatgccagattcttaacccactgagcaagaccagggatcaaacccgcaacctcatgtgccactataggaactccccccgtaaacatttttaaatcaacaacttttttttttttctgcagtgtgCGGTGGCTTGATGTGgtttctcagttcccagaccagggattgaagccaggccacagcagtgaaagcactgagtcctaaccactaggctaccagggaatgcccaacaattttttttttagggcctcacctgcagtatatagaagtttccaggctaggggtcgaatcagagctacagccaccggcttatgccagagccacagcaatgtgggatctgagccacatctgtgacctacatcatagcttacggcaatgccggtttACTTTCTCAGGAATTGTAAATACgtatttaaaagtcttttttttttttttttttggaggcagGGGTgttttgcagcatgtggaaaatcctgggccagggatttaacctgggccacagtggcgacctgagctgctgcagtgacaaccctggatccttaacccactacacaaGAGAACAACAAAAGTCATATCACTCTTAAGCGTAGTGGATGGAATATAACACCATAGCCATCTCATGTTTGTGACCACCCTTTTAATAAGTGAACATGTCATTAGCCAGTCAGCAAATttaccacatttctttttctttttagttccttTTTCCATTCCACTTTCCCTGTAGAGTTTTGTCCtcatgaaatactttttttattgtattagGCAGCATGTCATTGTATTTTAGTGTATTCTTGGAAAGTTTTTTATTGTATATCTCTGTAACAAAAATATGGACATAAATTGAAATTTACTTCCCATGACCATAAGACTCTTAAGTGTTAACAGTTGGTTTATAATTACAATTATTGCAAGATACAGTTGATCAAAACTATAAATATTAGCAGTGATTAAACAGAAAAGTAAACTTTTACTGAAATAATGAGATGGAAAagcctggtttttgttttccattgaCTTCCATTTGGTGGCTCCAGGAAGAGCTCCCTGGTCTGGTTTGGGTTGGCGAGAAAGCTCAGTTTCCTCTGTCTCCAGCAGGAAGGGTGGTTTGTTAATGGAGGCAGGTGGAAAAGGAGAACACAGTTCTCTGCCCGGTTCATTTTAGGAAGGGACACACATACTTCTGGAAATTGTTCCTCTTAAAACTTGCccctggagttcctttcatggctcagcagttaacgaaccagactaggatccatgaggattcagattctatccctggcctcactcagtgggttaaggatctggtgttgccatgggctgtggtgtaggtcacagatgtggctcggatcccgagttgctgttgctgtggctctgatttgatccctagcctgggaacttccctagccAGGGCcacctgtggccctgaaaagcaaaaagacaaaagacaaaaaaagttttgGCCCTGCTCACAGGCCCCTGGGAAAGTTTTCATGTTTAGCTAGAGGTATGCAAATCCTAGCCTATTAAAAGAGGGACTTAGTTTGGTTTCTCATTCTCCAAAATAGAGGTCCCGGAATAGGGGACTTGTAACTGATAGTTGCATTTCCAACCCTCCACCTACTGAGCTCCACATCCTTATGCATATGGGCAAGACAGGAACTCACACGACTTCCGGATCTCTGCAGGTTTGTGGGTATGAGGAGGGCATCTGAGTGGCCATAGACCTGCTTGTTGGCAAAGAAACAgcctaaggagttcccttcatggcgcagcagaaacaaatccgactaggaccatgaggttgcaggcttgatccctggcctcgctcagtgggttaaggatctggcgttgccgtgagctctggtgtaggctgcagacacggctcagatctggcgttgctgtggctctggcgtaggctggcagctgtagctccaactggacccctagcctgggaacctccatatgccgcaggtgcggccctaaaaagacaaaagaaaagaaaagaaacagcctaGATTCAAAACTAAGAAAACGGTTTTTTATTTTTCCGTTTCATGGAAGCACTATCATCTCCTGATAGTTCCCAGATGAtggccaccaggtggcagcagAGAACACAGTGCTGCCGGCCCTGCCCAGAGTCCGGTGGAGGAAGAGGTAGTGGAAAGGGTGAGGACTCCACTGAGGGGTAGAGTTAGAGGTTATAGGTTTGGGCTGACAGAGACAAAAAGAAGGGTAAGGTGGGGGCTAACATAGATCCCAGGAGGGAACAAAAAATACCGAGAACACCTTCTGGGTTCAGGAATAAGGAAAGGATTAAGAAGTTAGGCTCAGTTGAAGAGAATTCAAGGCAAGTGGGAATAGAGCTGAGCTGGAGGGCCCTCTGCCTGGAGGCGCAGGATGCCTCTGGGGATCCCATTATCTGTACTCCTCCCGGGGTGGGTCAAGGTCTGGCTCCTCTCGGGATCCGTGGTCCACCTCAGGGGCAGGTGGCCAGGGGTTTTCTGGAGGCTGGGGTCCTGCTGGCCAGGGGTCGTCAGGCCGGGGAGGTTGAGGGGGATCGGTACTAGGGGGTTCAGGAGGCCAGACTCCAGAATCAGGCAGGTCTCTCCAGGGACGATTGGGCCCTGGAGGTGGAGGGTCCTCAAAGATAGGAGGTACCCCTGGCCAAGGGTCACCGGGGATTGGGGGGCCCCGAGGCAATGTTGGGGAGCCCTCCTCCTCTGAGGCCTCCGTGGATGGGGGAGATGGGTGGTCTCCGCTGCCTGAGATGCCTgtagaggaggaaggagaaaagtaaGAGGCAGTGAGGGCCAGCCACCCGCCCCAGGTCCCCCCCAAACTTCAGGCCCAGGGGGCACGACCTCTCAGGGATGGACTTCAGTCAGCCGATCCCACAAACAAACCTCAAAGTAACTCTCAGAGAGCTCTCTGCACATTCACAAAATTCCAAAGTGatcttaaaaaatgacataaaaaccTTGTCTTGAACCATTACCTGGACCAACTTTAAACTGTCAGGACCCTCCTCCCTCTACATAAGCTCCATCCACAACTGGGACACCCAGCTGGCATGGCCCCTGTGCTGGTCTGCAGTCCCAAAGCGGCCTACACTCTGGCCCCATGTGGCACCCAGACCCCACACAcctgaattctgatttttttgatgtgtgttggcggggggggggggggggggggcggagagggagtgcttgaggcatgtggaagttcccaggccagggatcaaacccacgccccagctgcaacccaagccctagcagtgacaataccagattcttaacccaatgtaccaccagggaactccatgaattctgATCTAAATCACCACAGGGAGCTACACTCAAACCAGCCAAGCATTTGGTCTGAGCTAAAATGTACCTTCCGGCATCACCTGCATCCCCTTTGCTCTTACCCTCACATGAATTCTCCAAATCTCCCAGAATCTCCTCTGTGCATCCATGTCACCCCCGCCTCATTTTGaccatcccccatccccccaaactgCACTCCAGACCTCTACTCCCAGCTCACCTCCGGCGAACAGGCAAAGGACCAGGATCCCCAGTAGCTTCCAGTTGAGCATCTTGGCTGTCTCTTGGCCCCCAAAGTCAGGGGGTAGGCTGAGTCTGGGTGCCCAGGAACCCCAAGAGGCTTTATAGGGAAGGCAGGAGGGGAAGAGGCCAGTCTCTGGGAAGGGGCTGACCCAGTGACACAAGGAATCACATGGGAATCTAACTGGTCAAACCCGTTTGGAAGGCCATGGCTAGTGTGTCACCCATGATGGTGGCGTCCCTCATTTTAGTCCCCCAGCTCAGGACCCAGCCATCCAGGCTTTATCGGTGACCTAGACCTTGGTCATCCCAACTTTGCACATCCCCTTCTGCAGCAGTTTTAATAACAGGGCCTTCCCTTTGCATCCCTCAAGGCCAGCGGCGGCCAAGGAATGGGAGCAGCCTTGCGTGGGGAAGCAGTGTAATTacaggggctgggaggcaggaggccgCGTGGGGGTGGGCGATCGGGGGCATAGGGAGGGGTGGATGGGGACGGTGAACCTTTTCAACACTGGGCTGCAGCTAGGACAGTCTCAGCTAGCACAGGTACCCCCGCCCACCCAGGGCGAGGCCTCTTCCTGGGGCTCAGTTCTTTTCCTGGAATTGCCGCCTTCCAGCCTGTGCCTTCTCCAGGTGTAGGAGGCCTCCAAGGAGTTTCATCCAAGAGTCACCTGGGGTGACTGCAGATCAGGAAGGAAACATGAGGACCTCCTgattccttctccccaccccagggctggtTCCGGGTTACACCGGAAGCTGAGTcagcttccctcctccctctggaaTCCTCTTCATGGCCCTTCCGCCTCCCTCTCCTGGTCCTTGGCGAGAGCTCTGTGCCCACCCACCTCCTCTCATCCTTCAGATGTCACTAAATGGGGTCTGTGTCTCTGAGAGCCCTCCTAGAAACTTTCTTCAGTAATGTGCCCAGAGCAGAACTCACCTCCTTACCAGGCTGTCCTGTGTCCCCCTCGCCCTGGTCTGCTTCCCGGCAGGAAGGGACACCACTGTCCCCCTgcgcttccttcctctctctcctcatccCTCGGCCACACCCCAAACCGTCCTCCCCAGCCAGCCAACAGAcccctttaaaatgtaaatcgGAATTGTGCCAGAGTCCCCAAGTTAAAAAGCACtccaaggaattcctgttgtggtgcagcagaaaggaatccgactagtatccatgaggatgcgagttcgatccctggcctctgtcagtgggttaaggatccagtgttggcttgagctgtggtgtaggtcgcagactcggctaagatcctgagctgctgtggctgtggtgcaggccagaggctgtagGTCTGagtcagcccccagcctgggaacttccatatgtcacatgtggccctaaaaaagcaaaacaaacaacaaaaaagcactgCAAGGACTTTCTATGGCCTTAGAGTAAAATCCAAGCTCCACTAGGCCCTGGCCTCTCCCTGCAGCATCCTCCCTCCACACGGGCCGCCCTTGTGCTTCTCCCAAGTGGAGGCACAGCCTGGTCCTCGCCTGACCCCGGCCTCAGCACATCAGGCCTGAGAGGCCTCGCCTGTCCCTTCATCTGATGCTGCCCCTCCCCACAGAGCCAGGCTCTTATCTCGTCACtgtgatctttttcttctcttcatagCACTTATTGTTTGAAATGTTGATTTGTTCTTGTGGAAACTTGGCTGAGTCTGTCTCTTCCATGGGAGTGTAAGCACCACGAGAGCAGAAACAGGTCCGTCAACACGGTGGCTTGCTGGCAGGATGCCACCTGGCTGTGCGACACCAGCTGAACCAGTGAAGGTTTATATCTGCCTCACTCCCGGCACTGACCATCTTCCAGACAATTCCAAGCTCTTTAAAGTGCTTTAAAACACAAgttgggaattaaaaaaaaaaaaaaatctggagctTCTCAAAACAAACTTTGAGCAGCCCGGGAAAGGGATTTTGGAAAAGGAGCCATGTCGTGAAAGAGCCTGTGGGAGGGACCACTCCTCACATTGCCTGGAAAAGAGAGGCTGCAGAGAGAAAATTCCCTTTATTCCTAAAGAGAGCTGTCCAAACAAGGGCTCCTGCTGTAGGCATCATCTTTAGTGAGTCACAGGAGAAATCACAGACATCTTGGTGCCTGTTGTCCTGACGGTGGCCagatggggaaggggctgggcgggacccccccccccccccactctggGGCCCACTTCTCCACCATCCTCATCCTTGGTCATCGCAGCTGCTCAGAGGCAGACTGAAGTAGAAGAGGTCTGGTTCTCTCCTTCACAAAGAGCCTCCTCTTTGGAAATGGCCTCACTCAGGCCCTGCAGGTCATCCAGCAGGTCGGAGAGGGATCCTAAGAAagaaaaccctggagttcccagtgtggcgcaGCGGacacacatctgactagtattcataagggtgcgggtttgatccctggccctgctcagtgggttaaggatcccgtgttgctgtgagctggggtttaggctgcagttgtggctcagatcctgcgtggccgtggccgtggtgtaggctggcagctgtagctccaattcaacccctagcctgggaacctccatatgctgcaggtgcgggcctaaaaaaggagaaaaaaaaagtagtagacCCAGAGGGACAGGAGGCTGTTAGGTCAAGATGCAGAGGAACAGGGCAGCCTCGGGATGTAAGGGTGATGAAGGAGAAGGCTCCTGGTTCAAGGCGGGCATGGCTAAGAGGCTGTGGGCCTCCAGGGGTCAAGAGAACAAGGCTCATGCACACCAGAGTGCCTGGAGGAGAGGGTCCTGAagtcccccaccccatcccttaCCTCTGATGGACTCCTTGGTGCAGCGGGCCACTGCCGGAGGCGCAGGCGCTGAAGACTCAGGGTTCCCGGGGCCAGACTCCACAGGTTTCCCCTTATCCAACAGGGAAGGAAGAACTGCCAACAGTCGCTGCTGCTTGTAACGGGAGAGGAGACCCTCCTGCTGCAAGGTGGCCTGGGAAGGAGAGGATTAAATGCCACCGAGCCGGGGCAGAGCACCGCCCCCCCAacagctctgctccccagccagcCCAGGCAGGGGCCCCGTCTAGCTGCCTCCTACCAACATGAGGTTCTTGTCCCTCTCCAGCTCCTTCAGGCGCTGGGTCAGCCGCTGCCCCTCCTCCTTTCGGGCCTCCTCCTGCAGACGCCGGAGCTCCTGGTTCCGCTCCTTCTCCCGGGTGGCTTTGCGCTGCATCTGGCGCAGGGAGACCACTATGGGAAAGCCAGGCCACAGGGGGAACGGGTGTGGGCCAGCCTAGAGGCCACAAGGCACCAAGAAAACAAGCCTGGAAGGATGGGCAGGAACACTGGGTCCCCAGCTCTGTGACTCAGAGGAGCCACAGATGCTTGTGGCCTTGGGCTCTTCCATACAGAGGGAGGGTGGCCCATGCTCTAGGATCCCATGAATCTGTGAACCCTAAGTACCTTCCCCATCCCCGAACCTTCCCAGAGTCCCTTAGGGGAAATCAGAATAGGGACCGGATACCAGATTGTGTGCAATTCATGTTCACTTTCTTAAAAGGTGACGACGGCACTGAGGTTATATAGGGAAATAGCCTAGTTGTGGGAGATGCTGCTGAAAGGTCATGTTTACAACTTCCTTTCAATCTTCCCCCCCAAAATGTATCTAtcaatgtgtgtatgtatatagagacagagaggaaatgtGATCAAAGGTTATTAACTGCTGCTTCTAACCAGACGTGGTATATGAGTCCATTACATgagtctttttttgtcctttgaggggccacacccacagtatttggagattcccaggctaggggctgaatcggagctgtagctgccagcctacgccacagccacagccacagccacagccacggggaatccaagccgagtctgtgacctacaccacagctcacggcaatgctggatccttaacccactgagcaaggccagggatcaaacctgtgtcctcatggatactagtcagattcgtttccactgagccacaacaggaact encodes the following:
- the PSORS1C2 gene encoding psoriasis susceptibility 1 candidate gene 2 protein gives rise to the protein MLNWKLLGILVLCLFAGGISGSGDHPSPPSTEASEEEGSPTLPRGPPIPGDPWPGVPPIFEDPPPPGPNRPWRDLPDSGVWPPEPPSTDPPQPPRPDDPWPAGPQPPENPWPPAPEVDHGSREEPDLDPPREEYR